Proteins encoded by one window of Cupriavidus sp. EM10:
- a CDS encoding DUF4212 domain-containing protein, whose translation MTPLERRFWHHNVRWILALLAAWFAVTFGVSWFARDLRFDFMGWPFSFWMAAQGSLILYVLMAALYAWRMNRADDEMHARENELAGDLAGPGVGIEAHPAPPAQPDSPSAAPIATPSRVSSWSACIAAAQEPPSARLQAASDLDASHCSTSAAWKVPCSPSVYPDRFSAVCPESVRTQ comes from the coding sequence ATGACGCCGCTCGAACGGCGTTTCTGGCACCACAACGTGCGATGGATCCTGGCGCTGCTGGCCGCCTGGTTTGCGGTGACGTTCGGGGTGAGCTGGTTTGCGCGCGACTTGCGCTTCGACTTCATGGGCTGGCCCTTTTCGTTCTGGATGGCCGCGCAGGGATCGTTGATTCTTTATGTGCTGATGGCCGCGCTGTATGCCTGGCGCATGAACCGCGCCGACGACGAGATGCACGCCCGCGAGAACGAACTGGCTGGCGATCTGGCCGGCCCTGGCGTCGGTATCGAGGCCCACCCGGCACCGCCCGCCCAACCTGACAGCCCCAGCGCCGCCCCCATCGCGACACCATCTAGGGTTTCCTCCTGGTCAGCCTGTATTGCTGCGGCGCAAGAACCACCTTCGGCGCGGCTGCAGGCGGCGAGCGACCTGGACGCCTCGCACTGCAGCACGTCCGCCGCCTGGAAAGTGCCCTGTTCGCCTAGCGTATACCCCGACCGATTCAGCGCCGTTTGCCCTGAATCTGTCAGAACGCAGTAA